The Coregonus clupeaformis isolate EN_2021a chromosome 3, ASM2061545v1, whole genome shotgun sequence genome includes a region encoding these proteins:
- the LOC121544273 gene encoding wolframin: MEPSPPSTPNTPKPAPSSPPPSSLSPPTPKSTPGTRPTVTLPKLPPTSPVSPSSPFCPGPPLSPPASSLSTPPASPLRQPIRPVSQAGRSQLNAASRATDERRGAGAAGDTPGRPPTTPLQQASIAEPEEPEEELSVEELEERAKSGDAKAQSMVGRYYLALAEERDEELNNCTAVSWLVQATKQGRKDAVKMLQRCLATRKGITSENFEEVKKLCTETRFERGVRRAALVMYWKLNPDKKRRMAVSELLENVEHVNTEPGDAASQGPISSSMQKQRRVLESLVTSKVSCYDMGLDDFVEITKTYAQGIPPSPTMAGAGGDDDDDDEVVKNPDDLPLHQKVLKFPLHALLEIKEHLIDWASRAGMQWLSALIPTHHVNALIFFFIISNLTIDFFIFLIPLLVFYLSLFSMVICTLRVFQNSKAWENFRALTDLLSRFEPGLDLEQAETNFGWTHLEPYLYFLLSVVFVVFSFPVADKAWIPCSELATVALFFTITSFLSLHASAELFARRALLTEVLSGVCALTQLLPDSLWFLRVLGTTFVTVPLGEMVALNVGVPCLLYGHLFYLLFRMAQLRGFRGTYLCLVPYMVCFVWCELCLALLHSSSTIGLIRTCAGYLLFLFALPVLTLGLAAMLLIQVLQWFMALEITKMLVTLTVCAVPVVLRLWTRFSLNPLVVARSLSRSSMVKLILVWLSAVVLFCWMYVYRSEGMKVYNSTLTWPEYSNLCGPKAWKEYNMAQTQILCSHLEGHRVTWTGRFKYVRITDIENGAQSVIGLLPVFVGNWMRCLYGEAYPLCENTTDPSTPTAPPQPLPIPQPPPEDPLCKLKRLAKHECHVKRFDRYKFEVTLGMPLERKSKNGTIIEDEDATKDIVLRASNEFGPVLLHLSAGSLVEFSTVLEGRLGSKWPVFELKAIHCLTCADARVPSGRQYKIEHDWRRSAQGALQFAFDFFFNPFLTARLEQDAETQTMQGGG; this comes from the exons ATGGAACCATCACCCCCCAGCACCCCAAACaccccgaaacctgccccttcctCCCCGccaccctcctctctttccccaccTACCCCTAAATCTACCCCGGGCACTAGACCCACTGTGACCCTGCCTAAATTGCCCCCGACCTCTCCGGTCTCACCTTCCAGCCCTTTTTGTCctggcccccctctctctccccccgcttcctccctctccacccctcctgccTCCCCCCTGCGGCAGCCCATCAGACCTGTCTCCCAGGCGGGACGATCCCAGCTCAATGCAGCCAGCAGGGCTACGGATGAGAGGAGGGGGGCTGGTGCTGCTGGAGATACCCCGGGCAGGCCCCCTACTACCCCTCTACAACAGGCTTCAATAGCTGAGCCAG AGGAGCCAGAGGAGGAGCTGAGtgtggaggagctggaggagagagccAAGTCTGGAGATGCCAAAGCCCAGTCTATG gtGGGCCGGTACTACTTGGCCCTGGccgaggagagagatgaggagctgAACAACTGTACAGCAGTGAGCTGGCTGGTGCAGGCCACCAAACAGGGCCGCAAGGACGCCGTCAAGATGCTACAGCGCTGCCTAGCAACCAGGAAAG GCATCACGTCGGAGAACTTTGAGGAGGTAAAGAAGCTGTGTACGGAGACAAGGtttgagagaggagtgaggagggctGCCCTGGTCATGTACTGGAAGCTCAACCCAGATAAGAAGAGAAGAATGGCTGTGTCTGAGCTGCTGGAGAACGTGGAACATGTCAACACAGAACCAG GTGACGCTGCCTCCCAGGGCCCCATATCTAGTTCCATGCAGAAACAGAGGAGAGTTCTGGAGAGTCTCGTCACCAGCAAAG TCAGTTGCTATGACATGGGTCTGGATGACTTTGTGGAGATCACTAAGACGTACGCTCAGGGCATCCCGCCTAGTCCCACTATGGCTGGGGCCGGAGGTGACGATGACGATGATGACGAAGTTGTGAAGAACCCAGACGACTTGCCCCTTCATCAGAAG gTGTTGAAGTTCCCCCTACACGCCCTGTTGGAGATCAAGGAGCACCTGATAGACTGGGCGTCCCGGGCGGGCATGCAGTGGCTCAGCGCCCTCATCCCCACTCACCACGTCAATGCCCTCATCTTCTTCTTCATCATCAGCAACCTCACCATCGACTTCTTCATCTTCCTCATCCCCCTGCTCGTCTTCTACCTCTCCTTGTTCTCCATGGTCATCTGCACGCTGCGTGTCTTCCAG AACTCCAAGGCGTGGGAGAACTTCCGGGCTCTGACAGACCTGCTGTCTCGCTTCGAACCGGGCCTGGACCTGGAGCAAGCTGAGACTAACTTTGGCTGGACCCACCTGGAGCCCTACCTCTACTTCCTGCTGTCGGTGGTCTTCGTGGTCTTCTCCTTCCCCGTGGCTGACAAGGCCTGGATCCCCTGCTCCGAGCTGGCCACCgtggccctgttcttcaccatcACCTCCTTCCTCAGCCTCCATGCCTCCGCTGAGCTCTTCGCCCGCCGCGCCCTGCTCACAGAGGTGTTATCGGGGGTCTGTGCCCTTACACAACTATTACCGGATAGTCTCTGGTTCCTGCGGGTGTTAGGCACAACGTTTGTGACGGTGCCGCTAGGGGAGATGGTGGCTCTGAACGTGGGCGTGCCATGTCTTCTCTATGGGCACCTGTTCTACCTGCTGTTCCGCATGGCCCAGCTGAGGGGCTTCAGGGGCACCTACCTCTGCCTGGTACCCTACATGGTCTGCTTCGTCTGGTGTGAGCTGTGCCTGGCCCTGCTCCACTCCTCCTCGACCATAGGTCTGATTCGGACCTGTGCGGGCTACCTCCTCTTCCTGTTCGCCCTGCCTGTCCTCACCTTGGGCTTGGCGGCCATGTTGCTCATCCAGGTCCTCCAGTGGTTCATGGCTCTGGAGATCACCAAGATGCTGGTGACTCTGACCGTGTGTGCGGTCCCGGTGGTGTTGCGGTTGTGGACGCGGTTCAGCCTGAACCCGCTGGTGGTGGCGCGGTCCCTGTCGCGGAGCAGCATGGTCAAGCTCATCCTGGTGTGGTTGAGTGCTGTGGTGCTGTTCTGCTGGATGTACGTCTACCGCTCCGAGGGCATGAAG GTGTATAACTCCACCCTCACGTGGCCGGAGTACAGTAACCTGTGTGGGCCGAAGGCCTGGAAGGAATACAACATGGCCCAAACCCAGATCCTGTGTTCTCACCTGGAGGGCCACCGGGTCACCTGGACAGGACGCTTCAAATACGTTCGCATCACCGACATCGAGAACGGAGCCCAGTCTGTCATCGGCCTACTTCCTGTGTTCGTAGGGAACTGGATGAGATGTCTCTACGGTGAGGCCTATCCACTCTGTGAAAACACCActgacccctccacccccactgCCCCTCCACAGCCCCTACCCATACCCCAGCCCCCTCCAGAAGACCCCTTATGCAAACTGAAAAGGCTGGCGAAGCACGAGTGCCACGTGAAGCGCTTCGACCGCTACAAGTTTGAGGTGACCTTGGGCATGCCCCTGGAGAGGAAGAGTAAGAATGGGACCATCATAGAGGACGAAGACGCCACCAAGGACATCGTCCTGAGGGCCAGTAATGAGTTTGGCCCCGTGCTGCTGCACCTGAGCGCTGGGAGCCTGGTAGAGTTCAGTACGGTTCTAGAAGGACGCCTGGGCTCCAAGTGGCCTGTGTTTGAACTGAAGGCCATTCACTGTCTGACGTGTGCAGATGCCCGCGTGCCCAGCGGCAGGCAGTATAAGATAGAACACGACTGGAGGCGCTCGGCCCAGGGGGCACTGCAGTTTGCGTTCGACTTCTTCTTTAACCCCTTCCTCACCGCACGGCTGGAGCAGGACGCTGAGACACAGACCATGCAGGGCGGAGGGTAG
- the LOC121544281 gene encoding zinc finger protein 70 isoform X2: protein MLDSVRNAFHAQLATVMDSLLAAAVCEIAKIFESSLCEQQEELMQRGEKITALRERLEQAERRLKKEGDGGDGLLDVIEGPERKILDDSPRQQSEPRAGSSWESDVATSETSPLVQDRGCKKPPRMKKEETELEGTSIKEEFEEPHPAHVEGKGQGPGGSCAAGGQRLGDPLSDTPGTKAKLSHWEGDHRPLQSQSSTSFFQDPRVGNVSPRPDHRSPGLDPWASGVPLDLQDPSFLDQSPDQVLEQREPRQSQDQTNQSQIGLRPRDDRGRGLVHQNRWSLASKDPIRPHPNTHTHAHKHAHGHAHTLGGARPYTCPYCGKSFSYPSHQRRHLLRHTGVRMYPCLVCDKSFLTPSELTVHTRVHTGERPFGCTQCGKRFARSGNLRAHQRDVHLGKRPFVCQECGKRFAHRGNLRVHHQRVHQGLPYHEDEYDQDGNALPSTGNDFTCRETMLKRQEIERQRKKSSTPYKEEERGLHHFKGWPARSCFYTERNGASFSFCPLVTVHGCVC, encoded by the exons ATGCTGGACTCTGTGAGGAATGCTTTCCACGCCCAGCTAGCCACCGTCATGGACTCTCTGCTGGCGGCAGCGGTGTGTGAGATAGCAAAGATCTTCGAGAGCAGTCTGTGTGAGCAGCAGGAAGAGCtaatgcagagaggagagaagatcaCAGCCCTGAGGGAGAGGCTGGAGCAGGCAGAGAGGAGGTTGAAGAaggaaggagatggaggagatggcCTACTAGATGTGATAGAAGGACCAGAAAGGAAAATATTAGATGACAGCCCTAGGCAGCAGTCTGAACCTAGAGCTG GTTCAAGCTGGGAGTCGGATGTCGCCACCTCTGAGACCTCCCCACTGGTCCAGGACAGGGGGTGTAAGAAGCCCCCCAGGATGAAAAAGGAGgagacagagctggaggggaCTTCCATCAAAGAAGAG TTTGAAGAGCCCCACCCTGCCCATGTGGAGGGGAAGGGCCAAGGGCCAGGGGGGAGCTGTGCTGCTGGGGGCCAGAGGCTGGGAGACCCCCTGTCTGACACACCAGGGACCAAGGCAAAGT TATCCCATTGGGAGGGAGACCATAGACCTCTTCAGAGCCAGAGCTCCACTTCCTTCTTCCAAGATCCCCGGGTTGGAAATGTTTCCCCCAGACCCGACCACAGGTCTCCTGGGCTTGACCCCTGGGCGAGTGGGGTTCCTCTAGATCTTCAGGATCCCAGCTTCCTGGACCAGAGCCCAGACCAGGTACTAGAGCAGAGAGAGCCCCGACAGTCACAGGACCAAACCAACCAATCCCAGATAGGCCTGAGACCAAGAGACGACAGAGGGAGGGGCCTAGTTCATCAGAACCGCTGGTCATTGGCTTCCAAGGACCCAATCAGaccacaccccaacacacacacacacgctcacaaacatgcacacggtcacgcacacacacttggCGGGGCAAGACCCTACACCTGCCCGTACTGCGGCAAGAGCTTCAGCTACCCATCCCACCAGCGCAGGCACCTGCTGCGCCACACGGGGGTGAGGATGTACCCCTGCTTGGTGTGTGACAAGAGCTTCCTGACTCCGTCAGAGCTCACGGTGCACACCCGcgtccacacaggggagaggcCATTTGGCTGCACCCAGTGTGGGAAGCGTTTTGCCCGCAGCGGGAACCTCCGGGCCCACCAGAGAGACGTCCACCTGGGGAAGAGACCCTTCGTCTGCCAGGAGTGTGGCAAGAGGTTTGCCCACAGGGGCAACCTGAGGGTGCACCACCAGAGGGTACACCAGGGCCTGCCATACCATGAGGATGAGTACGACCAGGATGGCAACGCTCTCCCCTCTACTGG GAATGACTTTACCTGTCGAGAGACAATGTTGAAGAGACAGGaaattgagagacagagaaagaaaagcAGCACTCCCTacaaagaggaagagagggggttaCATCATTTCAAAGGTTGGCCTGCCCGTAGTTGTTTTTATACTGAGAGGAACGGTGCTTCATTTTCTTTTTGCCCTTTAGTTACTGTACATGGTTGTGTATGTTAG
- the LOC121544281 gene encoding zinc finger protein 70 isoform X1 produces the protein MLDSVRNAFHAQLATVMDSLLAAAVCEIAKIFESSLCEQQEELMQRGEKITALRERLEQAERRLKKEGDGGDGLLDVIEGPERKILDDSPRQQSEPRAGSSWESDVATSETSPLVQDRGCKKPPRMKKEETELEGTSIKEELKHCPLPQFEEPHPAHVEGKGQGPGGSCAAGGQRLGDPLSDTPGTKAKLSHWEGDHRPLQSQSSTSFFQDPRVGNVSPRPDHRSPGLDPWASGVPLDLQDPSFLDQSPDQVLEQREPRQSQDQTNQSQIGLRPRDDRGRGLVHQNRWSLASKDPIRPHPNTHTHAHKHAHGHAHTLGGARPYTCPYCGKSFSYPSHQRRHLLRHTGVRMYPCLVCDKSFLTPSELTVHTRVHTGERPFGCTQCGKRFARSGNLRAHQRDVHLGKRPFVCQECGKRFAHRGNLRVHHQRVHQGLPYHEDEYDQDGNALPSTGNDFTCRETMLKRQEIERQRKKSSTPYKEEERGLHHFKGWPARSCFYTERNGASFSFCPLVTVHGCVC, from the exons ATGCTGGACTCTGTGAGGAATGCTTTCCACGCCCAGCTAGCCACCGTCATGGACTCTCTGCTGGCGGCAGCGGTGTGTGAGATAGCAAAGATCTTCGAGAGCAGTCTGTGTGAGCAGCAGGAAGAGCtaatgcagagaggagagaagatcaCAGCCCTGAGGGAGAGGCTGGAGCAGGCAGAGAGGAGGTTGAAGAaggaaggagatggaggagatggcCTACTAGATGTGATAGAAGGACCAGAAAGGAAAATATTAGATGACAGCCCTAGGCAGCAGTCTGAACCTAGAGCTG GTTCAAGCTGGGAGTCGGATGTCGCCACCTCTGAGACCTCCCCACTGGTCCAGGACAGGGGGTGTAAGAAGCCCCCCAGGATGAAAAAGGAGgagacagagctggaggggaCTTCCATCAAAGAAGAG CTTAAACATTGCCCTCTTCCACAGTTTGAAGAGCCCCACCCTGCCCATGTGGAGGGGAAGGGCCAAGGGCCAGGGGGGAGCTGTGCTGCTGGGGGCCAGAGGCTGGGAGACCCCCTGTCTGACACACCAGGGACCAAGGCAAAGT TATCCCATTGGGAGGGAGACCATAGACCTCTTCAGAGCCAGAGCTCCACTTCCTTCTTCCAAGATCCCCGGGTTGGAAATGTTTCCCCCAGACCCGACCACAGGTCTCCTGGGCTTGACCCCTGGGCGAGTGGGGTTCCTCTAGATCTTCAGGATCCCAGCTTCCTGGACCAGAGCCCAGACCAGGTACTAGAGCAGAGAGAGCCCCGACAGTCACAGGACCAAACCAACCAATCCCAGATAGGCCTGAGACCAAGAGACGACAGAGGGAGGGGCCTAGTTCATCAGAACCGCTGGTCATTGGCTTCCAAGGACCCAATCAGaccacaccccaacacacacacacacgctcacaaacatgcacacggtcacgcacacacacttggCGGGGCAAGACCCTACACCTGCCCGTACTGCGGCAAGAGCTTCAGCTACCCATCCCACCAGCGCAGGCACCTGCTGCGCCACACGGGGGTGAGGATGTACCCCTGCTTGGTGTGTGACAAGAGCTTCCTGACTCCGTCAGAGCTCACGGTGCACACCCGcgtccacacaggggagaggcCATTTGGCTGCACCCAGTGTGGGAAGCGTTTTGCCCGCAGCGGGAACCTCCGGGCCCACCAGAGAGACGTCCACCTGGGGAAGAGACCCTTCGTCTGCCAGGAGTGTGGCAAGAGGTTTGCCCACAGGGGCAACCTGAGGGTGCACCACCAGAGGGTACACCAGGGCCTGCCATACCATGAGGATGAGTACGACCAGGATGGCAACGCTCTCCCCTCTACTGG GAATGACTTTACCTGTCGAGAGACAATGTTGAAGAGACAGGaaattgagagacagagaaagaaaagcAGCACTCCCTacaaagaggaagagagggggttaCATCATTTCAAAGGTTGGCCTGCCCGTAGTTGTTTTTATACTGAGAGGAACGGTGCTTCATTTTCTTTTTGCCCTTTAGTTACTGTACATGGTTGTGTATGTTAG
- the LOC121544310 gene encoding serine/threonine-protein phosphatase 2A 55 kDa regulatory subunit B beta isoform isoform X1 — protein MLNPIQVLSSDITSLSLEPEPFASYTEADIISTVEFNHTGELLATGDKGGRVVIFQREPECKTEPYSQGEYNVYSTFQSHEPEFDYLKSLEIEEKINKIRWLPQQNAAHFLLSTNDKTIKLWKVSERDKRPEGYNLKDEEGRIKDLSTVTSLQVPVLKPMDLMVEVSPRRVFANAHTYHVNSISVNSDHETYMSADDLRINLWHLGITDRSFNIVDIKPVNMEDLTEVITAAEFHPHHCNLLVYSSSKGTLRLCDMREAALCDKHSKLFEEPEDPSNRSFFSEIISSVSDVKFSHSGRYLLTRDYLTAKVWDLNMENKPLEIYQVHDYLRSKLCSLYENDCIFDKFECAWNGSDSVIMTGAYNNFFRMFDRNTKRDVTLEASRESSKPRAVLKPRRVCQGGKRRKDDISVDSLDFTKKILHTAWHPTENIIAIAATNNLYIFQDKLNQEMHG, from the exons ATGTTGAACCCCATCCAGGTCCTGTCCTCCGACATCACTTCCCTCTCTCTGGAGCCCGAGCCGTTTGCCTCTTACACTGAAG CTGATATCATCTCCACTGTAGAGTTCAACCACACTGGAGAGCTCCTGGCCACAGGGGATAAGGGGGGGCGAGTGGTCATCTTCCAGAGGGAACCTGAG TGTAAGACAGAGCCGTACTCCCAGGGAGAGTACAATGTCTACAGCACGTTCCAGAGCCATGAGCCGGAGTTTGACTACCTGAAGAGTCTGGAGATCGAGGAGAAGATCAACAAGATACGATGGCTGCCTCAGCAGAACGCCGCCCACTTCCTCCTTTCCACCAATG ATAAGACCATTAAGCTGTGGAAGGTGAGTGAGCGGGACAAGAGGCCTGAAGGCTACAACCTGAAGGATGAAGAGGGCAGGATAAAGGACCTCTCCACCGTCACCTCACTACAG GTGCCGGTGTTGAAGCCCATGGATCTGATGGTGGAAGTGAGCCCTCGGCGTGTGTTTGCCAACGCCCACACCTACCACGTCAACTCCATCTCCGTCAACTCCGACCACGAGACCTACATGTCAGCTGACGACCTGAGGATCAACCTCTGGCACCTGGGCATCACCGACCGCAGCTTCA ACATCGTGGACATCAAGCCAGTGAACATGGAGGATCTGACAGAGGTGATAACAGCAGCAGAGTTCCACCCTCACCACTGTAACCTGTTGGTCTACAGCAGCAGTAAGGGAACTCTACGGCTCTGTGACATGAGAGAGGCCGCACTGTGTGACAAACACTCCAAAC tgtTTGAGGAGCCGGAGGACCCCAGTAACCGCTCCTTCTTCTCGGAAATCATCTCGTCTGTGTCGGATGTCAAGTTCAGCCACAGCGGGCGCTACCTGCTGACCAGAGACTACCTCACCGCCAAGGTGTGGGACCTCAACATGGAGAACAAGCCCCTGGAGATATACCAG GTGCATGATTACCTCCGCAGCAAGCTGTGCTCCCTCTATGAGAACGACTGCATCTTCGACAAGTTTGAGTGTGCCTGGAACGGCTCAGACAG tGTGATCATGACGGGGGCCTACAACAACTTCTTCCGGATGTTTGACCGGAACACCAAGCGTGACGTGACCCTGGAGGCGTCCAGGGAGAGCAGTAAGCCCCGGGCAGTTCTCAAGCCTCGCCGCGTCTGCCAGGGTGGGAAACGCCGCAAGGATGACATCAGCGTGGACAGCCTGGACTTCACCAAGAAGATCCTGCACACGGCCTGGCACCCTACGGAGAACATCATCGCCATCGCTGCCACCAACAACCTGTACATCTTCCAGGACAAACTCAACCAGGAGATGCATGGCTGA
- the LOC121544310 gene encoding serine/threonine-protein phosphatase 2A 55 kDa regulatory subunit B gamma isoform isoform X2: MGEDTDTTRTLNHGFLRDHNYVTEADIISTVEFNHTGELLATGDKGGRVVIFQREPECKTEPYSQGEYNVYSTFQSHEPEFDYLKSLEIEEKINKIRWLPQQNAAHFLLSTNDKTIKLWKVSERDKRPEGYNLKDEEGRIKDLSTVTSLQVPVLKPMDLMVEVSPRRVFANAHTYHVNSISVNSDHETYMSADDLRINLWHLGITDRSFNIVDIKPVNMEDLTEVITAAEFHPHHCNLLVYSSSKGTLRLCDMREAALCDKHSKLFEEPEDPSNRSFFSEIISSVSDVKFSHSGRYLLTRDYLTAKVWDLNMENKPLEIYQVHDYLRSKLCSLYENDCIFDKFECAWNGSDSVIMTGAYNNFFRMFDRNTKRDVTLEASRESSKPRAVLKPRRVCQGGKRRKDDISVDSLDFTKKILHTAWHPTENIIAIAATNNLYIFQDKLNQEMHG, encoded by the exons ATGGGCGAGGACACTGACACCACCCGAACACTCAACCACGGCTTCCTCCGAGACCACAACTATGTGACTGAAG CTGATATCATCTCCACTGTAGAGTTCAACCACACTGGAGAGCTCCTGGCCACAGGGGATAAGGGGGGGCGAGTGGTCATCTTCCAGAGGGAACCTGAG TGTAAGACAGAGCCGTACTCCCAGGGAGAGTACAATGTCTACAGCACGTTCCAGAGCCATGAGCCGGAGTTTGACTACCTGAAGAGTCTGGAGATCGAGGAGAAGATCAACAAGATACGATGGCTGCCTCAGCAGAACGCCGCCCACTTCCTCCTTTCCACCAATG ATAAGACCATTAAGCTGTGGAAGGTGAGTGAGCGGGACAAGAGGCCTGAAGGCTACAACCTGAAGGATGAAGAGGGCAGGATAAAGGACCTCTCCACCGTCACCTCACTACAG GTGCCGGTGTTGAAGCCCATGGATCTGATGGTGGAAGTGAGCCCTCGGCGTGTGTTTGCCAACGCCCACACCTACCACGTCAACTCCATCTCCGTCAACTCCGACCACGAGACCTACATGTCAGCTGACGACCTGAGGATCAACCTCTGGCACCTGGGCATCACCGACCGCAGCTTCA ACATCGTGGACATCAAGCCAGTGAACATGGAGGATCTGACAGAGGTGATAACAGCAGCAGAGTTCCACCCTCACCACTGTAACCTGTTGGTCTACAGCAGCAGTAAGGGAACTCTACGGCTCTGTGACATGAGAGAGGCCGCACTGTGTGACAAACACTCCAAAC tgtTTGAGGAGCCGGAGGACCCCAGTAACCGCTCCTTCTTCTCGGAAATCATCTCGTCTGTGTCGGATGTCAAGTTCAGCCACAGCGGGCGCTACCTGCTGACCAGAGACTACCTCACCGCCAAGGTGTGGGACCTCAACATGGAGAACAAGCCCCTGGAGATATACCAG GTGCATGATTACCTCCGCAGCAAGCTGTGCTCCCTCTATGAGAACGACTGCATCTTCGACAAGTTTGAGTGTGCCTGGAACGGCTCAGACAG tGTGATCATGACGGGGGCCTACAACAACTTCTTCCGGATGTTTGACCGGAACACCAAGCGTGACGTGACCCTGGAGGCGTCCAGGGAGAGCAGTAAGCCCCGGGCAGTTCTCAAGCCTCGCCGCGTCTGCCAGGGTGGGAAACGCCGCAAGGATGACATCAGCGTGGACAGCCTGGACTTCACCAAGAAGATCCTGCACACGGCCTGGCACCCTACGGAGAACATCATCGCCATCGCTGCCACCAACAACCTGTACATCTTCCAGGACAAACTCAACCAGGAGATGCATGGCTGA
- the LOC121544281 gene encoding zinc finger protein 70 isoform X3 gives MLDSVRNAFHAQLATVMDSLLAAAVCEIAKIFESSLCEQQEELMQRGEKITALRERLEQAERRLKKEGDGGDGLLDVIEGPERKILDDSPRQQSEPRAGSSWESDVATSETSPLVQDRGCKKPPRMKKEETELEGTSIKEELKHCPLPQFEEPHPAHVEGKGQGPGGSCAAGGQRLGDPLSDTPGTKAKLSHWEGDHRPLQSQSSTSFFQDPRVGNVSPRPDHRSPGLDPWASGVPLDLQDPSFLDQSPDQVLEQREPRQSQDQTNQSQIGLRPRDDRGRGLVHQNRWSLASKDPIRPHPNTHTHAHKHAHGHAHTLGGARPYTCPYCGKSFSYPSHQRRHLLRHTGVRMYPCLVCDKSFLTPSELTVHTRVHTGERPFGCTQCGKRFARSGNLRAHQRDVHLGKRPFVCQECGKRFAHRGNLRVHHQRVHQGLPYHEDEYDQDGNALPSTGNDFTCRETMLKRQEIERQRKKSSTPYKEEERGLHHFKGQDVCQSERGKA, from the exons ATGCTGGACTCTGTGAGGAATGCTTTCCACGCCCAGCTAGCCACCGTCATGGACTCTCTGCTGGCGGCAGCGGTGTGTGAGATAGCAAAGATCTTCGAGAGCAGTCTGTGTGAGCAGCAGGAAGAGCtaatgcagagaggagagaagatcaCAGCCCTGAGGGAGAGGCTGGAGCAGGCAGAGAGGAGGTTGAAGAaggaaggagatggaggagatggcCTACTAGATGTGATAGAAGGACCAGAAAGGAAAATATTAGATGACAGCCCTAGGCAGCAGTCTGAACCTAGAGCTG GTTCAAGCTGGGAGTCGGATGTCGCCACCTCTGAGACCTCCCCACTGGTCCAGGACAGGGGGTGTAAGAAGCCCCCCAGGATGAAAAAGGAGgagacagagctggaggggaCTTCCATCAAAGAAGAG CTTAAACATTGCCCTCTTCCACAGTTTGAAGAGCCCCACCCTGCCCATGTGGAGGGGAAGGGCCAAGGGCCAGGGGGGAGCTGTGCTGCTGGGGGCCAGAGGCTGGGAGACCCCCTGTCTGACACACCAGGGACCAAGGCAAAGT TATCCCATTGGGAGGGAGACCATAGACCTCTTCAGAGCCAGAGCTCCACTTCCTTCTTCCAAGATCCCCGGGTTGGAAATGTTTCCCCCAGACCCGACCACAGGTCTCCTGGGCTTGACCCCTGGGCGAGTGGGGTTCCTCTAGATCTTCAGGATCCCAGCTTCCTGGACCAGAGCCCAGACCAGGTACTAGAGCAGAGAGAGCCCCGACAGTCACAGGACCAAACCAACCAATCCCAGATAGGCCTGAGACCAAGAGACGACAGAGGGAGGGGCCTAGTTCATCAGAACCGCTGGTCATTGGCTTCCAAGGACCCAATCAGaccacaccccaacacacacacacacgctcacaaacatgcacacggtcacgcacacacacttggCGGGGCAAGACCCTACACCTGCCCGTACTGCGGCAAGAGCTTCAGCTACCCATCCCACCAGCGCAGGCACCTGCTGCGCCACACGGGGGTGAGGATGTACCCCTGCTTGGTGTGTGACAAGAGCTTCCTGACTCCGTCAGAGCTCACGGTGCACACCCGcgtccacacaggggagaggcCATTTGGCTGCACCCAGTGTGGGAAGCGTTTTGCCCGCAGCGGGAACCTCCGGGCCCACCAGAGAGACGTCCACCTGGGGAAGAGACCCTTCGTCTGCCAGGAGTGTGGCAAGAGGTTTGCCCACAGGGGCAACCTGAGGGTGCACCACCAGAGGGTACACCAGGGCCTGCCATACCATGAGGATGAGTACGACCAGGATGGCAACGCTCTCCCCTCTACTGG GAATGACTTTACCTGTCGAGAGACAATGTTGAAGAGACAGGaaattgagagacagagaaagaaaagcAGCACTCCCTacaaagaggaagagagggggttaCATCATTTCAAAG GTCAGGATGTTTGTCAAAGTGAGAGAGGAAAAGCATGA